The Lacipirellula parvula genome window below encodes:
- a CDS encoding M56 family metallopeptidase, translating into MNASLWQLAGWTMIHSLWIGAAVALAGGIVRLAARRAAPSTRYAISLVTLAALAISPLAAATWLSVNGVPMINTVLLPPPGGEGWGGGQPAVNGMQFAKAIENAQGAGQSAYPLLHPSLTLPLKGREPEEIENATEQSGAPTSLVIDLAHSDPSPPYSGERLGEGQNLLTSMPPAAASVFPNATVENPSPTPSLPGRGTHFPTDHQSPLTEYLSRLAAAIPYLPILWLVGAPLTFTLLAAGLVGSERLRRRATPLVAGPAFDACQRMRTALRISRRVALAACDGVAQPVLVGVFRPLILLPTAALAGWTPEQLDMILLHELAHVRRWDNLVNLLQRIIESLLFYHPAVWILSRQVRHDREECCDATVIRHTDQPHQYAELLVSIAAALRGGPAPSLAVASAMASHPLAGRIRRILNIEAEPMRITRRTLAATLLLPLLLAGAILYSGANAQNPPPSQGGARGGIPDASQPSTLASDEQTDKNIVPTSKLSSLEAKAPAALTQALADVQKNKEALLAAQQQLQAAQADTKLSNDEMVERLLLKRLDEDETHQILTQQSAAIKSQLENWLAAGVSSDDAGVKQLKDSLAKVDAEIAECRQSIRAKVEGGMSLGNDDYRRNVREAIRNDEANRARQLIFERQNEFRNSLSRLANLTVAVNANGPGPSSQPAAANNAPATASAPSAAAPTATEDAPVYLMTHPLDKFPENVDMRRWMEIVTSDPRIEIQWQPAEKRFVVAAPKSGHEQFTALLAAARKSMAAGEEPSANAEVSQLQTEIRNIEAEIRKTQEDLTNLEVFRQLAVEGASSPALIEQAIALELEKNETLKSFNNRLLDIDRFVASEESQLADDATDQERETIANLGALRKTTAAKRDAYRTEAAKKLRDRIAKMPNEALRSATIEYNIRRKVVDRKLAEHQQELDAARQRLMQLGVDNHIPTLRDEIRNLEVLAARAQEEVVNLELYKQIDGYGRHPGSGELDQAIAKEMEQDPTVNELRQKLFEQQRQLQTQLAESKNPNSSAIKKLRSAVQLTEAELAKHVQQLEKSLRKKLAHIPADAKAQAEAEYNTRYQAAKENLAKHQQNLAAAKTKLAEHASSENIPSSPNQGAAPRDPALQPLLTPEDVLKKTLTDTRQRLADRLATAKEHGAGGVPESQGLGEPSLTLREKIPAWKAMNEARLKAEDGPAPDSPAPNAAHIENPANNAQPTANAPDIASAQAPNPSTDAWSAPPTAASPAWNTPAPSLAPTDPASNPWGHAAPQSTDASSPPAINPQIVPQSANQPARESSAWNQNTTDPYAGVAQTSPFAPPYHANYATNGGIPADFNGLANAAKNKHDGSITWDEAFTTLHVYGPANLHAQVQLYLQWLSTKDTTNPPSNLDLKAITGRHRKTNYELRKGSRPIVEAWFAEHPSHGLSYHIAEPNEAPSLVARGPQEAHEQLMAALVNLGILRSTSGEPPQPSAPTATPPQSPSFPTLEHQKLADRAYKLLGLELEPLNPKDLERVKKLGYTGGLKVTQCTPLIRNSNPELRGGLLVGLHVWPVTDFASLNEVLQRPDLAELEPLKYYAIIKNESTTSSAEQPDLLISGRLPIDAAILDSIKQTAATTNSTEPDSPRDPALAMSPVGDLSHYSDVAGGPGSANQGGAAPGSIPANAIMSSSDFEPISVIQAPTTQKTGLTGETTTTAYLKVDFDRLSGASASAGGRTTPQEIQRNAMNCLTFVKSPNVLRAALNAVTPKNFTITWSADAVEQLQERLSASFPGDGEILELKLKGDEKIPGNEILLQAIIDAFIAAMKTPPGTSADANAAPTPPTGTASEPTFLYDGKTFEQWRDLWKLELNPKRRVEAIKALTAFNRAGRGREAADAVFEVASQYDFGNYASSNDDDQVKLTVIKLCTDSYGNQLATTDWIPALEKVLKKDPKQNKGLALWLLSELQDTSDEAKAALQTLATNEDPEIRDAAEAARTWPEKLLEKLMKADADGDQQLSNQEVIDAKILSAPNFNSLDKSGDGQLSVEELRAKIPHPLDRQGRYLMMGGGGGMGGGAGGGFF; encoded by the coding sequence ATGAACGCCTCGCTCTGGCAACTCGCCGGTTGGACGATGATTCACTCGCTCTGGATCGGCGCCGCCGTCGCCCTCGCCGGCGGCATCGTGCGTCTCGCCGCCCGCCGCGCCGCACCGAGCACCCGCTACGCAATCAGCCTCGTGACGCTCGCGGCCCTCGCGATTTCCCCCCTCGCCGCCGCCACGTGGCTCAGCGTGAACGGCGTGCCCATGATTAACACTGTCCTGCTCCCTCCCCCTGGAGGGGAGGGCTGGGGAGGGGGGCAGCCAGCCGTTAATGGCATGCAGTTCGCCAAAGCGATAGAGAATGCTCAAGGTGCAGGGCAGTCCGCGTACCCGCTTCTTCACCCCTCCCTAACCCTCCCCCTCAAGGGGAGGGAACCAGAAGAAATTGAAAACGCTACCGAGCAATCTGGGGCGCCAACCTCTCTCGTCATCGACCTCGCCCACTCCGATCCCTCGCCCCCGTACTCCGGGGAGAGGTTAGGTGAGGGGCAGAACCTGCTAACGTCGATGCCTCCCGCCGCCGCAAGCGTCTTCCCCAACGCCACGGTCGAGAATCCCTCCCCTACCCCCTCCCTTCCAGGGAGGGGAACCCACTTCCCCACCGATCACCAGTCACCGCTCACCGAATACCTCTCCCGCCTCGCCGCCGCCATCCCCTACCTCCCCATCCTCTGGCTCGTCGGCGCCCCGCTCACCTTCACGCTCCTCGCCGCCGGCCTCGTCGGCTCCGAACGCCTTCGCCGCCGCGCGACGCCACTCGTCGCCGGCCCGGCCTTCGACGCCTGCCAGCGGATGCGCACCGCCCTCCGCATTTCGCGCCGCGTCGCGCTCGCCGCATGCGACGGCGTCGCCCAACCGGTCCTCGTCGGCGTCTTTCGCCCGCTCATCCTGCTGCCGACCGCCGCCCTCGCCGGTTGGACGCCCGAGCAACTCGACATGATCTTGCTCCACGAACTCGCCCACGTCCGCCGCTGGGACAACCTCGTCAACCTGCTGCAGCGAATTATCGAGTCGCTACTCTTCTATCACCCCGCCGTCTGGATCCTCAGCCGGCAAGTTCGCCACGACCGCGAAGAATGCTGCGACGCGACGGTGATTCGCCACACCGATCAGCCGCACCAATATGCCGAACTGCTCGTCTCGATCGCCGCCGCCCTACGAGGCGGCCCAGCCCCCTCGCTTGCCGTGGCCAGCGCGATGGCCAGCCACCCCCTCGCCGGCCGCATCCGCCGGATCCTCAACATCGAGGCCGAACCAATGCGCATCACCCGTCGCACGCTCGCCGCCACGCTCTTGCTCCCGCTCCTCCTCGCCGGCGCCATCCTCTACAGCGGCGCGAACGCGCAAAATCCCCCTCCCTCGCAGGGAGGGGCCAGGGGAGGGATTCCCGATGCTAGCCAACCGAGTACGCTCGCCAGTGACGAGCAAACGGACAAGAACATCGTCCCAACATCCAAGCTATCGTCCTTGGAAGCAAAAGCTCCCGCAGCGCTCACGCAGGCTCTCGCCGACGTCCAAAAAAACAAAGAGGCGTTACTCGCAGCGCAACAGCAATTACAGGCAGCTCAAGCCGACACAAAGTTAAGCAATGATGAAATGGTTGAGCGATTGCTTTTAAAAAGGTTGGATGAAGACGAAACGCACCAAATCCTCACGCAGCAATCTGCTGCGATCAAGTCCCAGCTAGAGAACTGGCTGGCGGCCGGCGTCTCCAGCGACGACGCGGGAGTGAAGCAACTCAAAGATTCCTTGGCAAAGGTCGATGCCGAAATCGCTGAGTGCCGGCAGTCGATTCGAGCGAAGGTCGAAGGCGGGATGTCCCTAGGAAATGACGATTATCGTAGAAACGTCCGAGAAGCGATTCGTAACGACGAAGCCAATCGCGCGCGGCAGCTCATCTTCGAACGCCAAAACGAGTTCCGCAATTCGCTCAGTCGGCTCGCTAACCTCACCGTCGCCGTGAACGCCAATGGCCCTGGTCCCTCAAGCCAGCCTGCCGCAGCCAACAACGCCCCCGCAACCGCCAGCGCCCCGTCCGCCGCCGCGCCGACCGCAACCGAAGATGCCCCCGTCTATCTGATGACACATCCCCTCGACAAATTCCCCGAGAACGTCGACATGCGGCGTTGGATGGAGATCGTTACTTCAGATCCACGCATCGAAATCCAATGGCAACCAGCGGAAAAACGATTCGTAGTTGCCGCCCCCAAGAGCGGCCATGAGCAATTCACGGCTCTACTTGCAGCCGCCCGCAAGTCGATGGCTGCCGGCGAAGAACCTTCTGCCAACGCAGAAGTCTCCCAACTCCAAACCGAAATCCGCAACATCGAAGCGGAAATTCGCAAAACGCAAGAAGATCTCACAAACCTCGAAGTCTTCAGGCAGCTGGCGGTTGAAGGCGCATCGTCACCGGCGCTGATTGAGCAAGCGATCGCCTTAGAACTTGAAAAGAACGAAACGCTGAAGAGCTTCAACAATCGTCTCCTCGACATCGATCGCTTCGTTGCGTCGGAGGAATCACAGCTGGCTGACGATGCGACCGACCAAGAGCGCGAGACGATTGCCAACCTCGGCGCCCTCCGCAAAACGACGGCCGCAAAACGCGACGCTTACCGAACCGAAGCGGCAAAGAAGCTGCGCGACCGCATCGCCAAAATGCCAAATGAAGCCCTCCGCTCCGCGACTATCGAGTACAACATCCGCCGTAAAGTCGTCGACCGCAAGCTCGCCGAGCATCAACAAGAACTGGATGCAGCCCGCCAGAGGCTCATGCAACTCGGCGTCGACAACCACATCCCTACCCTGCGAGACGAAATCCGCAACCTCGAAGTGCTCGCCGCCAGGGCTCAAGAGGAAGTGGTCAATCTCGAACTCTACAAGCAAATCGACGGCTACGGCCGTCACCCCGGCAGCGGCGAACTCGACCAAGCTATCGCCAAAGAAATGGAGCAAGACCCGACCGTCAACGAACTACGCCAAAAACTGTTCGAGCAACAAAGGCAACTTCAAACGCAACTCGCCGAATCGAAGAACCCCAACTCCTCGGCAATCAAAAAGCTGCGATCTGCCGTTCAACTGACCGAAGCCGAGCTAGCCAAGCACGTACAGCAACTCGAGAAGTCGCTACGCAAGAAGCTTGCCCACATCCCCGCTGATGCGAAAGCGCAGGCCGAAGCCGAGTACAACACCCGCTACCAAGCCGCGAAGGAGAATCTCGCCAAGCACCAGCAGAACCTAGCCGCAGCCAAGACGAAGCTGGCGGAACATGCATCGAGCGAGAATATCCCTAGCTCGCCGAACCAAGGCGCCGCCCCGCGAGATCCCGCGCTGCAGCCGCTCCTCACGCCGGAAGACGTTCTCAAAAAGACGCTCACAGACACCCGCCAACGACTCGCGGACCGACTCGCAACAGCCAAAGAACATGGCGCCGGCGGAGTCCCTGAATCTCAAGGTCTTGGCGAGCCCTCCCTCACTCTGCGGGAGAAGATTCCAGCCTGGAAAGCGATGAATGAAGCCCGTTTGAAAGCGGAAGACGGCCCCGCCCCCGATTCGCCGGCCCCAAACGCCGCCCACATCGAAAATCCCGCCAACAACGCCCAACCAACCGCCAACGCCCCCGACATCGCGTCAGCTCAAGCGCCAAATCCGTCCACCGATGCTTGGTCGGCCCCGCCAACCGCTGCATCACCGGCATGGAATACTCCCGCCCCTAGCCTCGCCCCCACCGACCCGGCAAGCAATCCATGGGGCCATGCTGCGCCGCAGTCCACCGATGCCTCCTCCCCTCCCGCAATCAACCCGCAAATCGTTCCGCAGTCCGCGAACCAGCCCGCGCGCGAATCTTCGGCATGGAACCAAAACACCACGGACCCGTACGCAGGCGTCGCCCAAACATCCCCCTTCGCGCCTCCCTACCACGCCAACTACGCCACCAACGGCGGCATCCCCGCGGACTTCAACGGCCTCGCCAACGCGGCCAAGAACAAACACGACGGATCCATCACTTGGGACGAGGCCTTCACCACCCTCCACGTCTACGGCCCGGCCAACCTCCACGCTCAAGTCCAACTCTATCTGCAGTGGCTCAGCACCAAAGACACGACAAATCCGCCATCCAACCTCGACCTCAAGGCGATCACGGGGCGACATCGAAAAACAAACTACGAACTCCGCAAAGGCTCGCGTCCGATCGTCGAAGCGTGGTTCGCCGAGCACCCCTCCCACGGCCTGAGCTACCACATTGCCGAGCCCAACGAAGCCCCGAGCCTCGTCGCCCGCGGCCCGCAAGAAGCGCACGAGCAGCTGATGGCCGCGCTCGTGAATCTGGGAATCCTGCGCTCGACGAGCGGCGAACCACCGCAACCTTCAGCGCCAACGGCCACACCGCCGCAATCGCCCTCCTTCCCCACCCTCGAACACCAAAAACTCGCCGACCGCGCGTACAAACTCCTCGGCCTCGAACTCGAACCGCTCAATCCGAAAGACCTGGAGCGAGTCAAGAAGCTCGGTTACACGGGCGGATTGAAAGTCACTCAATGCACGCCCCTGATCCGAAATTCCAACCCCGAACTCCGCGGCGGCTTGTTGGTCGGCCTCCATGTTTGGCCCGTCACCGACTTCGCGTCGCTCAATGAAGTTCTGCAACGCCCCGACTTGGCTGAACTTGAGCCGCTGAAATACTACGCGATCATCAAAAATGAATCGACGACTAGCAGCGCCGAGCAGCCCGACCTCTTGATCTCCGGCCGCCTGCCAATCGACGCCGCGATTCTCGATTCAATCAAACAGACGGCCGCGACAACGAATTCGACCGAACCAGATTCGCCGCGCGACCCAGCCCTCGCAATGAGCCCCGTCGGCGATCTCAGTCACTACTCGGATGTTGCGGGCGGCCCTGGTTCCGCAAACCAGGGTGGCGCAGCCCCAGGGAGCATCCCTGCCAACGCCATCATGTCCTCGAGCGACTTTGAGCCAATTTCCGTAATACAAGCGCCAACCACGCAGAAGACGGGGCTCACGGGCGAAACCACGACAACCGCCTACCTCAAAGTGGATTTCGACCGTCTCTCCGGCGCATCGGCCAGCGCTGGCGGGCGAACCACGCCGCAAGAAATCCAGCGCAACGCCATGAACTGCCTGACGTTTGTCAAAAGCCCAAATGTCCTGCGAGCGGCTCTGAATGCCGTCACGCCCAAAAACTTTACCATCACCTGGAGCGCCGACGCCGTCGAACAACTGCAAGAACGCTTGAGCGCCTCCTTCCCGGGCGATGGCGAGATTCTCGAGCTGAAACTAAAAGGCGATGAAAAAATCCCCGGCAACGAGATCCTCTTACAAGCAATCATCGACGCCTTTATCGCCGCGATGAAGACTCCGCCGGGAACCTCGGCCGACGCCAACGCAGCGCCCACCCCACCGACCGGCACGGCCAGCGAGCCCACTTTCCTCTACGACGGCAAAACCTTCGAACAGTGGCGCGATCTCTGGAAACTGGAGCTCAACCCCAAACGTCGCGTCGAGGCGATCAAGGCGCTCACCGCCTTCAACCGCGCCGGCCGCGGCCGCGAAGCCGCCGACGCCGTGTTTGAAGTCGCGAGCCAGTACGACTTCGGCAATTACGCCTCCAGCAACGACGACGATCAAGTGAAGTTAACCGTCATCAAACTTTGCACGGACAGCTACGGCAATCAACTTGCCACCACCGACTGGATTCCTGCGCTGGAGAAAGTCCTCAAGAAAGACCCCAAACAAAACAAAGGACTCGCCCTCTGGCTGCTATCGGAATTGCAGGACACCAGCGACGAAGCGAAAGCAGCATTGCAGACGCTGGCGACGAATGAGGATCCCGAAATTCGCGACGCAGCCGAAGCAGCGCGGACGTGGCCCGAGAAGCTGCTCGAAAAACTCATGAAAGCCGACGCCGACGGCGATCAGCAACTTAGTAACCAGGAAGTGATCGACGCCAAAATACTTAGTGCGCCCAACTTCAATTCGCTCGACAAGAGCGGCGATGGTCAACTTAGCGTCGAAGAGTTGCGAGCAAAGATTCCGCACCCCCTCGATCGTCAGGGTCGCTACCTCATGATGGGCGGAGGGGGCGGCATGGGCGGTGGAGCGGGCGGCGGCTTCTTCTAA
- a CDS encoding SixA phosphatase family protein, whose product MHLYIIRHAWAYEHGDPRWPDDSQRPLEDAGVERFAHVVELLRERGFAPQAIATSPYVRCRQTAEIAAAHSTQSPQITELDALQPGSDFAELIAWTRQQQVDSIAWVGHAPDVSLLTAALIGDGDALIRFAKGSVASLRIAPPLGAGCGELEWHATAKLLGV is encoded by the coding sequence ATGCACCTCTACATCATCCGTCACGCCTGGGCCTACGAGCATGGCGACCCGCGCTGGCCCGACGATTCGCAGCGCCCGCTTGAAGATGCAGGCGTCGAGCGATTCGCGCACGTCGTCGAACTCCTCCGCGAGCGCGGTTTTGCGCCGCAAGCGATCGCCACGAGCCCCTACGTCCGCTGTCGGCAAACCGCAGAGATCGCCGCCGCACACTCCACGCAGTCGCCGCAAATTACCGAGCTCGACGCATTGCAGCCTGGCAGCGACTTCGCCGAGCTGATCGCGTGGACGCGCCAGCAGCAGGTCGATTCGATCGCTTGGGTCGGCCACGCCCCCGACGTCAGCCTGCTCACCGCCGCCCTCATCGGCGACGGCGACGCGCTCATTCGCTTCGCCAAAGGCTCGGTCGCCTCGCTCCGCATCGCCCCCCCGCTCGGCGCCGGCTGCGGCGAACTTGAATGGCACGCCACCGCGAAGTTGCTCGGCGTCTAG
- a CDS encoding phytoene desaturase family protein — MAQHGKFDCIIIGGGHNGLVCAAYLAKAGRSVCVLERRHVLGGCATTEELWPGYKVSTAAYVISLFQMGILRELRLPQYGLEILPRNPSSFTPLPDGRSLTLGPDAALAEREISKFSIRDATAYPRYNALLERIAATLEPALNETAPDPLPLPEHWRKIGMGKRLRDGKKLWQLHGALKALGADLPEAVEILTGAARPILERWFESEILKATLATDAIIGAFTGISSPGSAYVLLHHVMGEAGGARGVWGYVRGGMGGLATALEKACRDLGVDVRRESPVNSIHTDRHGACGVGLEDGTQLEARVVASSADAHVTFEKLLDPQVLPEEFRTAVSRIDYASASAKINVALSEPPQFTALPGTGVMPHHHGTMHIGPTLDYLDRAYDEAKYGEPSSSPILEMTMATSVDETLAPPGKHILSMFVQYAPYKLASGTWDERKEAFADRCIEVLAQYAPNVPKAIEHRQVLSPLDLERVYGITGGNIMQGAMSPHQLYCFRPVAGWADHRTPVPGLYLCGAASHPGGGVMGSCGKNAATEILRDKAW; from the coding sequence ATGGCTCAGCATGGCAAGTTTGATTGCATCATCATCGGCGGCGGCCACAACGGCCTCGTCTGCGCCGCGTATCTCGCCAAAGCGGGACGCAGCGTGTGCGTCCTCGAACGCCGCCACGTCCTCGGCGGTTGCGCGACCACCGAAGAGCTGTGGCCCGGCTACAAAGTCTCGACCGCCGCGTATGTGATCAGCCTGTTCCAAATGGGCATCCTCCGCGAGCTGCGGCTGCCGCAGTACGGGCTCGAGATTTTGCCCCGCAACCCGTCGTCGTTCACGCCGCTCCCCGATGGCCGCAGCCTCACGCTCGGCCCCGACGCGGCGCTGGCCGAGCGCGAGATCAGCAAGTTCAGCATCCGCGACGCGACCGCCTACCCGCGCTACAACGCGCTGCTCGAACGGATCGCCGCGACGCTCGAACCAGCGCTCAACGAAACGGCTCCCGATCCGCTGCCGCTGCCCGAACACTGGCGCAAGATCGGCATGGGCAAGCGGCTCCGCGACGGCAAGAAGCTGTGGCAACTCCACGGCGCGCTCAAGGCCCTCGGCGCCGATCTCCCCGAAGCGGTCGAGATCCTCACCGGCGCCGCGCGGCCGATCCTCGAACGTTGGTTCGAAAGCGAAATCCTCAAAGCCACCCTCGCCACCGACGCGATCATCGGCGCCTTCACCGGCATCAGCTCGCCCGGCAGCGCGTACGTGCTGCTCCATCACGTGATGGGCGAAGCCGGCGGCGCCCGCGGCGTGTGGGGCTACGTTCGCGGCGGCATGGGCGGTCTCGCAACGGCCCTCGAAAAGGCCTGCCGCGATCTCGGCGTCGACGTCCGCCGCGAGTCGCCCGTCAACTCGATCCACACCGATCGCCACGGCGCCTGCGGCGTAGGACTCGAAGACGGCACGCAGCTCGAAGCTCGCGTCGTCGCGTCGAGCGCCGACGCTCATGTCACCTTCGAGAAGCTGCTCGATCCGCAGGTGCTGCCCGAGGAGTTCCGCACCGCCGTCTCGCGCATCGATTACGCGAGCGCGTCGGCGAAGATCAACGTCGCGCTCTCCGAGCCGCCGCAGTTCACCGCGCTGCCCGGCACCGGCGTCATGCCGCACCATCACGGCACGATGCACATCGGCCCGACGCTCGACTACCTCGACCGCGCCTACGACGAAGCGAAGTACGGCGAACCGAGCAGCAGCCCGATCCTGGAAATGACGATGGCCACCAGCGTCGACGAAACGCTCGCCCCGCCCGGCAAGCATATTTTGTCGATGTTCGTCCAATATGCCCCGTACAAGCTCGCGAGCGGCACGTGGGACGAACGCAAAGAAGCGTTCGCCGACCGCTGCATCGAGGTGCTGGCCCAGTACGCCCCGAACGTGCCGAAGGCGATCGAGCATCGGCAAGTGCTCAGCCCGCTCGACCTCGAACGGGTCTACGGCATCACCGGCGGCAACATCATGCAGGGGGCGATGTCTCCGCATCAGCTCTACTGCTTCCGCCCCGTGGCGGGTTGGGCGGATCACCGCACCCCGGTGCCGGGCCTCTACCTCTGCGGCGCCGCCAGCCACCCCGGCGGCGGCGTGATGGGCTCCTGCGGCAAAAACGCCGCGACGGAAATCCTCCGCGATAAAGCATGGTAG
- the sufU gene encoding Fe-S cluster assembly sulfur transfer protein SufU, which produces MPSEEEFYQEHILDHYEDPFHRGHLAEATHAHEDKNPLCGDVVRIELALDDDGKIKNVYFNGDGCVISQASASMLIEEMYGKTVDDVKNFTAEEMLNLYGPRLTPNRQKCCLLSWKVLQSAVHSPLTTDN; this is translated from the coding sequence ATGCCTTCCGAAGAAGAATTCTATCAGGAGCACATCCTCGACCATTACGAGGACCCGTTCCATCGCGGGCATCTCGCCGAGGCGACGCACGCTCACGAAGACAAGAACCCCCTCTGTGGCGACGTGGTGCGGATCGAGCTCGCCCTCGACGACGACGGCAAGATCAAGAACGTCTACTTCAACGGCGACGGCTGCGTCATCAGCCAAGCCTCGGCCTCGATGCTCATCGAAGAGATGTACGGCAAAACGGTCGACGACGTGAAGAATTTCACTGCCGAGGAAATGCTCAACCTCTACGGCCCGCGACTCACGCCGAACCGCCAAAAATGCTGCCTCCTCTCCTGGAAGGTGTTGCAATCCGCAGTCCACTCGCCACTGACAACTGACAACTAA
- a CDS encoding aminotransferase class V-fold PLP-dependent enzyme, with protein MTAAIDRTALLPVALRNDFPILSEEVGHHQPLAFLDNAASTQRPRQVIDAISGVYERTYANVHRGIHTLSELSTEQYETARRSVQRLINAREFHEVIFTSGTTASINTVARSWGDANLRTGDEIILSVMEHHSNLVPWQQLAQRTGAVLRHIPLTEDGRLDMPAYEQLLNERTKLVAVAAVSNTLGTINPVAEIVAKAHSAGALVLIDAAQSVPHLAVDVQALDIDFLAFSGHKMLGPSGVGVLYGKESLLDAMPPFLGGGSMINEVKLDSFTPAALPAKFEAGTPPIVPAIGMSAAIDYLQSIGLDAIHRHEFELTRYAYDALSQIEGLRILGPAPEHRAGLVSFAFEKVHAHEFAQVLNDQFGVAVRAGHHCTQPLHAHLGIAASTRASFYLYNTLEEVDRLIEGVQAVQRMFAPQGRQRKRRKPDE; from the coding sequence ATGACTGCCGCGATCGATCGCACCGCCCTGCTGCCGGTCGCGCTGCGCAACGACTTCCCGATCCTCAGCGAAGAGGTCGGCCACCATCAGCCGCTCGCGTTTCTCGACAACGCGGCCAGCACGCAACGCCCGCGCCAAGTGATCGACGCCATCAGCGGCGTCTACGAGCGCACCTACGCCAACGTCCATCGCGGCATCCACACGCTGAGCGAGCTCAGCACCGAGCAGTACGAAACCGCCCGCCGCAGCGTCCAGCGGCTAATCAACGCCCGCGAGTTCCACGAAGTGATTTTCACCTCGGGGACCACCGCGTCGATCAACACGGTCGCCCGCAGTTGGGGCGACGCCAACCTCCGCACCGGCGACGAGATCATCCTCTCGGTGATGGAGCATCACTCGAACCTCGTCCCCTGGCAGCAACTCGCCCAGCGGACCGGCGCCGTACTGCGACACATTCCGCTCACCGAGGACGGACGGCTCGACATGCCGGCGTACGAGCAACTGCTGAACGAACGCACGAAGCTCGTGGCCGTCGCCGCCGTGTCGAACACGCTCGGCACGATCAATCCCGTGGCCGAGATCGTCGCCAAGGCCCACTCGGCCGGGGCGCTCGTGCTGATCGACGCGGCTCAAAGCGTGCCGCATCTCGCGGTCGACGTGCAGGCGCTCGACATCGACTTCCTCGCGTTCAGCGGCCACAAGATGCTCGGCCCGTCGGGCGTCGGCGTCCTCTACGGCAAAGAGTCGCTGCTCGACGCGATGCCCCCGTTCCTCGGCGGCGGCAGCATGATCAACGAAGTGAAGCTCGACAGCTTCACCCCTGCGGCGCTCCCCGCGAAGTTCGAAGCCGGCACGCCGCCGATCGTTCCCGCGATCGGCATGAGCGCGGCGATCGACTACCTCCAATCGATCGGCCTCGACGCGATCCATCGCCACGAGTTCGAACTCACCCGCTACGCCTACGACGCCCTCTCGCAAATCGAGGGACTGCGGATCCTCGGCCCGGCGCCGGAACATCGCGCAGGCTTGGTGAGCTTTGCGTTCGAGAAGGTGCATGCCCATGAGTTCGCCCAGGTGCTAAACGACCAGTTCGGCGTCGCCGTGCGAGCCGGCCACCACTGCACGCAACCGCTCCACGCCCACCTCGGCATCGCCGCCAGCACGCGAGCGAGTTTTTATCTGTACAACACACTGGAAGAAGTCGATCGACTGATCGAAGGCGTGCAAGCCGTGCAACGGATGTTCGCCCCGCAAGGCCGGCAACGCAAACGCCGCAAGCCTGACGAATGA